In the Terriglobia bacterium genome, one interval contains:
- the rplE gene encoding 50S ribosomal protein L5 — MATTKVTARLKDKFDKEIAPALAKELGTTNPMAVPRLHKIVVNMGVGEATQNTKMLDPLVRDLGEICGQKPVVTKAKKSIAAFKVREGMAIGAMVTLRGPRMYEFLDRLINVALPRVRDFRGVSTKSFDGRGNYTLGLRDQLIFPEIDYAKVDKLKGMNVTIVTTARDDNQARALLKHFGMPFRQ; from the coding sequence ATGGCAACCACAAAGGTAACGGCAAGACTGAAGGACAAATTCGATAAAGAGATTGCTCCGGCGCTGGCCAAGGAACTGGGCACGACGAATCCCATGGCTGTACCGCGACTGCATAAGATCGTGGTGAATATGGGCGTAGGCGAAGCCACGCAGAATACCAAGATGCTTGATCCGCTGGTGCGCGACCTGGGTGAAATCTGCGGGCAGAAGCCGGTAGTGACCAAGGCCAAGAAGTCGATTGCGGCGTTCAAAGTGCGCGAAGGCATGGCGATTGGCGCCATGGTGACGCTGCGCGGTCCGCGCATGTATGAGTTTCTGGATCGGTTGATCAACGTTGCTCTGCCGCGTGTGCGCGATTTTCGCGGGGTTTCGACGAAGTCATTTGACGGTCGCGGCAATTACACGCTGGGCTTGCGTGACCAGTTGATCTTTCCGGAAATCGATTACGCGAAAGTGGACAAGCTGAAGGGCATGAATGTCACGATCGTGACCACGGCGCGCGACGACAACCAGGCAAGGGCGTTGCTCAAGCATTTTGGGATGCCGTTCAGGCAGTAA
- the rplC gene encoding 50S ribosomal protein L3, which produces MINGILGKKIGMTQVFDDKGDVHPVTVLQAGPCVITQIKRNNKEGYEAAQIGLVEFVKGKNVSKAMQGHFGKHDLPPVKFMREVAMLDGTESAAAEAQPAEGEAAASNGDGLKVGGKVLVDIFTNEKFVDVIGVSKGRGFAGVVKRHHFGGGPGAHGHMFQVQGSIGASSFPSRVFPGMRMSGHMGVDQVTVRNLKIRGIDTDDNLLLVEGAVPGPKGAYVVILKAKKPPRERRGFAGSTTLDPLKAAKKAAAGKSKK; this is translated from the coding sequence ATGATTAACGGAATTCTAGGCAAAAAAATCGGCATGACGCAGGTGTTTGACGACAAGGGTGACGTTCACCCGGTCACCGTCCTGCAGGCCGGCCCATGCGTGATCACGCAGATCAAGCGCAATAACAAAGAAGGCTACGAAGCCGCGCAGATCGGCTTGGTGGAATTTGTAAAAGGCAAGAACGTGAGCAAAGCCATGCAGGGACACTTTGGCAAGCACGATCTGCCGCCGGTAAAGTTCATGCGTGAAGTTGCCATGCTGGACGGCACTGAATCAGCCGCAGCCGAAGCGCAGCCCGCCGAAGGCGAAGCAGCCGCGAGCAATGGCGATGGGCTGAAGGTCGGCGGCAAGGTGCTGGTGGATATTTTCACCAATGAAAAGTTTGTTGATGTGATTGGCGTAAGCAAGGGACGCGGCTTTGCCGGCGTCGTGAAACGCCATCACTTTGGCGGCGGCCCCGGAGCCCACGGACACATGTTCCAGGTGCAGGGTTCCATCGGCGCATCGTCGTTTCCGTCGCGCGTGTTTCCCGGAATGCGCATGTCCGGCCACATGGGCGTGGACCAGGTCACGGTCCGGAATTTAAAGATTCGCGGCATTGATACCGACGACAACCTTCTATTAGTGGAAGGCGCGGTACCCGGTCCGAAGGGCGCGTATGTGGTGATTCTGAAAGCAAAGAAACCACCTCGCGAGCGCCGTGGCTTTGCAGGATCGACCACGCTTGATCCTCTAAAGGCAGCGAAGAAAGCCGCTGCTGGCAAGTCGAAGAAATAA
- the rplB gene encoding 50S ribosomal protein L2: MAIKTYRPITPSLRFKTTLTNDELTTDKPHKPLTRIKLRTGGRRNAGDITIWHRGGGHKRKLRDIDFKRDKNGVPATVVSIEYDPNRSARIALIAYADGEKRYILHPVGLNVGQKIVSGPEADILVGNALPLKNIPAGTTIHNIELKPGKGAQMVRSAGGSAQLVAKEDEYALVKLPSGETRKVLIDCMATIGQIGNVDHENVAIGKAGRNIWLGKKPVNRGVAMNPVDHPHGGGEGKTSGGRHPVTPWGQPTRGYKTRNNKRTDKFIVSRRQK; this comes from the coding sequence ATGGCAATTAAGACATACAGACCGATTACGCCGTCGTTGCGCTTTAAAACAACGCTGACCAACGATGAGTTGACGACCGACAAGCCGCACAAGCCGCTCACGCGCATCAAGCTGCGCACCGGCGGACGCCGCAACGCGGGTGACATCACCATTTGGCATCGCGGCGGCGGACACAAGCGCAAGCTGCGCGACATTGATTTCAAGCGCGACAAGAATGGCGTCCCGGCGACCGTGGTTTCGATCGAGTACGATCCTAACCGCTCGGCGCGCATCGCGCTCATCGCCTACGCCGACGGCGAGAAGCGCTACATCCTTCATCCCGTGGGATTGAACGTAGGGCAGAAGATCGTCAGCGGCCCTGAAGCCGACATTCTTGTTGGAAACGCGCTGCCGTTGAAGAACATTCCGGCCGGCACAACGATCCACAACATTGAACTAAAGCCGGGCAAAGGGGCGCAGATGGTACGCTCCGCCGGCGGGTCAGCGCAGCTCGTGGCAAAAGAAGATGAGTATGCGCTGGTAAAACTGCCTTCCGGCGAGACGCGCAAAGTGCTGATCGATTGCATGGCGACGATCGGACAGATAGGCAACGTGGACCACGAGAACGTGGCCATCGGCAAAGCCGGACGCAATATCTGGCTGGGCAAGAAGCCGGTGAATCGCGGTGTGGCCATGAACCCGGTAGACCATCCGCACGGCGGCGGTGAAGGCAAGACTTCAGGCGGACGCCATCCGGTGACGCCGTGGGGCCAGCCGACACGCGGCTACAAGACGCGCAACAACAAGCGCACAGACAAGTTCATTGTCAGCAGGAGACAGAAATAA
- the rpsS gene encoding 30S ribosomal protein S19 has protein sequence MARSLKKGPHIDGHLLKKIEDLNAKNDKKVIRSWSRRSTISPEMVGHTIAVHNGKKFIPVYITENMVGHKLGEFSFTRIFKGHSMKAAAEVSAKPAGVPGGPGAISPAASSAPPAK, from the coding sequence ATGGCTCGTTCATTAAAGAAAGGGCCGCACATTGACGGCCATCTGTTGAAGAAGATTGAAGACCTGAACGCTAAGAATGATAAGAAGGTCATCCGTTCCTGGTCACGCCGTTCGACGATTTCGCCGGAGATGGTGGGACACACCATTGCGGTGCACAACGGCAAAAAGTTTATTCCGGTCTACATCACGGAAAACATGGTGGGACACAAGCTGGGCGAGTTCTCCTTTACGCGGATCTTTAAAGGTCACTCGATGAAGGCGGCGGCGGAAGTTTCCGCCAAGCCAGCGGGTGTGCCGGGTGGTCCGGGAGCGATTTCTCCGGCAGCATCGTCAGCGCCCCCAGCGAAATAG
- a CDS encoding 50S ribosomal protein L23, producing MKSAYQIIRKPVITEKGLGVKENQGTLVFEVNAAATKTEVKEAVQKIFKVKVDSVRTANFQGKERRRGKFAGYRPDWKKAYVRLKAGEKMPEYAANI from the coding sequence ATGAAGTCGGCCTATCAGATTATCCGCAAGCCGGTGATCACGGAAAAAGGGCTGGGCGTAAAGGAGAACCAGGGCACGCTGGTTTTTGAAGTGAACGCAGCGGCCACCAAGACGGAAGTAAAAGAAGCCGTCCAGAAGATCTTCAAGGTGAAGGTTGATTCGGTGCGCACCGCGAACTTTCAAGGCAAGGAACGCCGCCGGGGTAAGTTTGCCGGTTACCGTCCGGACTGGAAAAAGGCATACGTAAGGCTGAAGGCGGGCGAAAAAATGCCCGAGTATGCGGCCAATATATAG
- the rplF gene encoding 50S ribosomal protein L6, which translates to MSRIGKKPIPLPQGVKFEVKGNTVVVQGPKGQVQTHLPSGVELKQADGHIQVTRKDDHHAAVHGLARALVNNAVEGVTKGWNRDLEIVGIGYRAELKGKNTVVFTLGYSHPIEFPLPTGVTVAVDPKQTKLTVSGIDRQKVGQVAADMRSLRPPDPYKQKGVRYVGEKLKKKVGKTGAK; encoded by the coding sequence ATGTCTCGTATCGGAAAGAAACCGATTCCGCTCCCACAGGGAGTGAAGTTTGAAGTAAAGGGCAACACCGTGGTCGTGCAGGGTCCCAAGGGTCAGGTGCAGACGCATCTTCCTTCCGGCGTTGAACTGAAGCAGGCGGACGGACACATACAAGTCACCCGCAAGGACGATCATCATGCCGCAGTCCATGGACTGGCGCGGGCTCTGGTGAATAACGCCGTGGAAGGCGTCACCAAGGGCTGGAACCGCGATCTGGAAATCGTCGGTATTGGCTATCGCGCGGAGCTGAAAGGCAAGAACACTGTGGTGTTTACGCTGGGCTATTCGCACCCGATTGAGTTTCCGCTGCCCACCGGCGTAACGGTTGCCGTGGATCCCAAACAGACCAAGTTGACGGTATCAGGCATTGATCGCCAGAAAGTGGGTCAAGTTGCGGCGGACATGCGCAGTTTGCGGCCACCGGACCCGTACAAGCAGAAGGGCGTCCGCTATGTGGGCGAGAAGTTGAAGAAGAAGGTCGGCAAGACCGGAGCGAAATAA
- the rpsE gene encoding 30S ribosomal protein S5 — protein MATATKRKLDAGNYQLKDQVVAINRVTKVVKGGKNMSFAALVVVGDPSAGVVGYGSGKAKEVPQAIRKGIESAKKNLMRVNLSKTSIPHAVLGTFGSGRVLLKPAPEGTGVIAGGAVRAVMTSVGVQNVLTKSIGTANPHNVIKATFDALYKLRDRQDVATLRGKTLQEL, from the coding sequence ATGGCAACTGCAACGAAAAGAAAGCTCGATGCCGGCAACTATCAGTTGAAAGACCAGGTAGTGGCCATCAACCGCGTGACCAAGGTGGTCAAGGGCGGCAAAAACATGTCATTCGCAGCCTTGGTCGTGGTGGGCGACCCCAGTGCGGGTGTGGTCGGATACGGTTCCGGCAAGGCCAAGGAAGTGCCGCAGGCCATCCGCAAGGGGATTGAATCGGCCAAGAAAAATCTTATGCGGGTCAACCTGAGCAAGACCTCGATTCCGCATGCGGTGCTGGGCACATTTGGCTCTGGCCGTGTGCTGCTCAAGCCGGCCCCGGAAGGCACCGGAGTGATCGCCGGCGGCGCGGTGCGCGCGGTGATGACCTCAGTGGGCGTGCAGAACGTACTCACGAAATCGATTGGCACGGCCAATCCGCACAACGTGATCAAAGCCACGTTTGATGCGCTGTATAAACTTCGCGACCGCCAGGATGTGGCCACTCTGCGGGGCAAGACGCTGCAGGAGCTGTAA
- a CDS encoding type Z 30S ribosomal protein S14, which produces MATTAKIAKTNKKPKFSTQHRNRCSICGRPRAFLRKFGLCRLCFRGLALKGEIPGVSKSSW; this is translated from the coding sequence ATGGCAACAACAGCGAAGATCGCCAAGACGAACAAGAAACCCAAGTTCTCCACCCAGCACCGCAATCGCTGCAGCATCTGCGGACGGCCGCGCGCTTTTCTGCGCAAGTTCGGCCTCTGCCGCCTGTGCTTCCGCGGACTGGCGCTCAAGGGTGAGATTCCCGGGGTTTCGAAGTCGTCGTGGTAA
- the rplD gene encoding 50S ribosomal protein L4, with protein MAKIDVVNLEGKKTGSLELADEVFGGINEDLLWEAVKHYRSAQRAGTHATKNKKLVSGAGKKLWKQKGTGRARVGSIRSPLWRHGGTVHGPQPRSYDYQFPKKKLLGALRSALASKLSDGKLMVVEAFELDAAKTNTFRKTLGKLGVGKTTLLVDGAKENRNLELSSRNIRGVELIPGNQVHPYHLLRYETAIFSKPALEKLQDSLKASAPKHKAEVA; from the coding sequence ATGGCTAAGATCGATGTTGTAAATCTCGAAGGCAAGAAGACAGGCTCACTGGAGCTGGCCGACGAGGTCTTTGGCGGTATCAATGAAGACCTTCTCTGGGAAGCGGTAAAGCATTACCGCTCAGCGCAGCGGGCAGGCACGCACGCCACCAAGAACAAGAAGCTGGTGTCTGGCGCGGGCAAGAAGCTCTGGAAACAGAAGGGCACAGGCCGCGCGCGCGTGGGCTCCATCCGGTCGCCACTGTGGCGTCATGGCGGCACGGTCCACGGACCGCAGCCCCGCTCCTACGATTACCAGTTTCCCAAAAAGAAGCTGCTCGGCGCGCTGCGTTCCGCGCTGGCTTCCAAGCTTTCTGACGGCAAGCTGATGGTGGTGGAAGCGTTCGAGCTGGACGCAGCCAAAACCAACACTTTCCGCAAGACGCTGGGCAAGCTGGGCGTTGGCAAGACGACGCTGCTGGTGGATGGCGCAAAAGAGAACCGCAACCTGGAGCTGAGCTCGCGCAACATTCGCGGAGTGGAATTGATTCCCGGCAATCAAGTGCATCCTTATCACCTGCTGCGTTATGAGACGGCGATCTTCTCCAAGCCCGCTCTTGAGAAATTGCAGGATTCGCTGAAGGCCTCAGCGCCCAAGCACAAAGCGGAGGTGGCGTAA
- the rpmD gene encoding 50S ribosomal protein L30, whose translation MTAAKKKIRLQYVRSKICTPVKHKLVVKGLGFTRLYQVVEREDTPSIRGMVAKVPHLVQILEK comes from the coding sequence ATGACGGCAGCTAAAAAGAAAATTCGCCTTCAATATGTGCGCTCGAAGATTTGCACGCCGGTGAAACACAAGCTGGTGGTGAAAGGGCTGGGCTTTACCCGGCTTTATCAGGTGGTGGAACGGGAAGACACGCCGTCCATTCGTGGCATGGTCGCCAAGGTTCCGCACCTGGTGCAGATCTTAGAAAAATAG
- the rplN gene encoding 50S ribosomal protein L14 produces the protein MAVMMRSILDVADNSGARRLQMILPLGGHTGLNASLGDVVTAAVKEASPDGTAKKGTVVKCVIVRQRKEHRRRDGTYIRFDQNAAVLINETGEPIGTRVFGPVARELREKKFLKIVSLAPEVL, from the coding sequence ATGGCAGTCATGATGAGAAGCATTCTCGATGTGGCCGACAACAGCGGAGCGCGCCGGCTGCAGATGATCCTGCCGCTGGGCGGCCACACCGGCCTGAACGCCAGCCTGGGCGACGTGGTTACGGCTGCGGTGAAAGAAGCGTCGCCGGACGGCACGGCCAAGAAGGGCACGGTGGTGAAATGCGTGATCGTGCGCCAGCGCAAGGAGCATCGCCGCCGCGATGGAACATATATCCGCTTTGATCAAAACGCGGCAGTGCTGATTAATGAAACCGGCGAGCCGATTGGCACGCGCGTGTTCGGTCCCGTGGCCCGCGAGCTCAGGGAAAAGAAGTTTTTGAAGATTGTTTCTCTGGCGCCGGAAGTTCTGTAA
- the rpsC gene encoding 30S ribosomal protein S3, which translates to MGQKVHPYGFRLGYTKPWRSRWFIEKDYDKLLLEDVKLKDELKDKLKSAGVSSVEIERPGNKLRIIIRTARPGIIIGRKGAEIDKLKVELQKRTNRDVFIDIQEVHKPELDAQLVSEGIALQLEKRVGFRRAMRKSVDSALRFGCKGIKVRVSGRLNGNEIARSEWYLQGRLPLHTLRADIDFGFSEARTTYGVIGVKCWVYKGDILPQKRRQPERAGAGAF; encoded by the coding sequence ATGGGACAGAAAGTCCATCCTTACGGATTTCGGCTGGGATACACCAAGCCCTGGCGGTCGCGCTGGTTCATTGAGAAAGATTACGACAAGCTTCTTCTGGAAGACGTGAAGCTGAAGGACGAGCTGAAGGACAAGCTCAAGTCTGCGGGCGTGAGCTCGGTGGAAATCGAGCGTCCGGGCAACAAGCTCCGGATCATCATTCGCACCGCGCGTCCGGGAATCATCATCGGGCGCAAGGGCGCGGAAATCGACAAGCTGAAGGTCGAGCTGCAGAAGCGCACGAACCGCGATGTGTTTATCGACATCCAGGAAGTGCACAAGCCGGAGCTGGACGCGCAACTGGTATCGGAAGGGATCGCGCTGCAACTGGAAAAGCGCGTCGGCTTCCGCCGGGCAATGCGCAAGTCAGTGGATTCGGCGCTGCGCTTCGGCTGCAAGGGCATCAAGGTCCGCGTGTCCGGCCGGTTGAACGGCAATGAAATCGCGCGTTCCGAATGGTACCTGCAGGGACGTCTGCCGCTGCACACGCTGCGCGCCGACATCGATTTTGGTTTCTCTGAGGCCCGCACCACGTATGGCGTGATCGGCGTAAAGTGCTGGGTGTACAAGGGCGACATTCTGCCACAGAAGAGGCGGCAGCCTGAGCGCGCGGGTGCCGGAGCATTTTAA
- the rplV gene encoding 50S ribosomal protein L22, translated as MEFTAKARFTRVSPQKARLVLDLIKGRRVEDALTTLTFTKKRIAPAIFQLLRSAVENANYLSQEKGMDVDLDRLYVKHAIANEGPRMKRIRPAPMGRAFRYQRRISHMEIVLAEKGAENKQELATVVGEEEAAPAKATAKKKAVGAKKKSAGKKKTAAAR; from the coding sequence ATGGAATTTACAGCGAAAGCCCGATTCACCCGAGTATCGCCGCAGAAGGCGCGGCTGGTGCTGGACTTGATTAAAGGCCGGCGCGTGGAAGACGCTCTGACCACGCTTACCTTTACCAAGAAGCGCATTGCTCCGGCAATTTTTCAGCTGCTGCGCTCGGCGGTGGAGAACGCGAATTACCTGAGCCAGGAAAAAGGCATGGACGTTGACCTTGACCGGCTCTACGTAAAGCACGCCATCGCCAATGAAGGCCCGCGCATGAAGCGCATTCGTCCGGCGCCGATGGGCCGCGCGTTCCGTTATCAACGCCGCATCTCGCACATGGAAATTGTGCTGGCGGAAAAAGGCGCGGAGAACAAGCAGGAACTGGCAACGGTAGTCGGCGAAGAAGAAGCTGCTCCGGCCAAGGCCACGGCCAAGAAGAAAGCTGTTGGCGCAAAGAAGAAATCAGCCGGCAAGAAGAAGACCGCGGCGGCGCGGTAA
- the rpsQ gene encoding 30S ribosomal protein S17, whose product MAETTTEKKQGSRSTKIGRVTSTKMSKTIVVQVIMKKAHPLYRRVVAKSKKFYAHDEKNTAHVGDFVEIEETRPMSKLKRWRLKNVIQKAKLVGGEEAEVSS is encoded by the coding sequence ATGGCAGAGACAACGACAGAAAAAAAACAAGGCAGCCGCAGCACCAAGATCGGACGTGTGACTTCCACCAAGATGAGCAAGACCATCGTGGTGCAGGTGATCATGAAGAAAGCGCATCCGCTCTATCGCCGCGTCGTAGCCAAGTCAAAGAAGTTCTACGCGCACGACGAGAAGAACACGGCGCACGTAGGCGACTTTGTGGAGATTGAAGAGACACGCCCCATGTCCAAACTGAAACGCTGGCGGTTGAAGAACGTGATCCAGAAGGCCAAGCTGGTGGGCGGCGAGGAAGCAGAAGTCAGCAGTTAA
- the rplP gene encoding 50S ribosomal protein L16 produces the protein MLMPKKVKYRKQQRGRMCGKAWRGGELSFGDFGLKVMEPGWVTDRQIEASRVAMTRFVKRGGKIWIRLFPDKPVTKKPAETRMGKGKGAPDHWVAVVRPGKILFEMEGVNRTDAQEAMRLASNKLGLRTKFVARHDSH, from the coding sequence ATGTTAATGCCGAAAAAAGTTAAGTACCGCAAGCAGCAGCGCGGTCGCATGTGCGGTAAGGCCTGGCGCGGAGGAGAGCTCTCCTTCGGCGATTTCGGGTTGAAAGTCATGGAGCCGGGTTGGGTCACCGATCGGCAGATCGAAGCCAGCCGCGTGGCGATGACGCGTTTTGTGAAGCGCGGCGGCAAGATCTGGATCCGCCTGTTTCCGGACAAGCCTGTGACCAAGAAGCCCGCCGAAACCCGTATGGGCAAAGGCAAGGGCGCGCCGGACCACTGGGTTGCCGTGGTACGTCCGGGCAAGATCCTGTTTGAGATGGAAGGCGTGAACCGCACGGATGCCCAGGAAGCAATGCGGCTGGCGTCAAACAAGCTGGGCTTGCGGACAAAGTTTGTGGCCCGACACGACAGCCACTAG
- the rpsJ gene encoding 30S ribosomal protein S10 has protein sequence MGKERIRIRLKAYDYRILDQSTGEIVDTAKRTGAQIAGPIPLPTVKNKYCVLRSPHVDKKSREAFEIRTHKRLIDILEPTQNTVDALMKLDLPAGVDVEIKAFGKEHK, from the coding sequence ATAGGCAAAGAGAGAATTCGCATACGGCTGAAAGCGTACGACTATCGCATCCTGGACCAGTCCACGGGCGAAATCGTTGACACAGCCAAACGTACCGGGGCACAGATTGCTGGACCGATTCCGCTGCCCACGGTGAAGAACAAATATTGCGTGCTGCGCTCCCCCCACGTGGACAAGAAGTCGCGCGAGGCATTTGAGATCCGCACGCACAAGCGCCTGATTGACATTTTGGAGCCGACGCAGAACACGGTGGACGCGCTGATGAAGCTCGACCTGCCGGCCGGCGTGGACGTGGAGATCAAGGCGTTCGGGAAAGAACATAAATAG
- the rplX gene encoding 50S ribosomal protein L24: MHTRVDIKRNDTVKVITGRDKGKQGRVLRVFPGSSKVLVEHVMMVKKNVRPNPQRNIKGGIAEQESPISISNVMVVCPSCGPSRIGHKMHGSRHVRICRRCDAPLDK; this comes from the coding sequence ATGCATACAAGAGTCGATATCAAGCGCAATGACACGGTGAAAGTAATCACCGGACGTGACAAGGGCAAGCAGGGCCGCGTGCTTCGGGTTTTCCCCGGCAGCAGCAAAGTTCTGGTGGAGCACGTAATGATGGTGAAAAAGAACGTGCGCCCGAATCCGCAGCGCAACATCAAGGGCGGAATCGCGGAGCAGGAATCGCCCATCTCCATCTCCAACGTCATGGTTGTATGCCCGAGCTGCGGACCGTCGCGCATTGGACACAAAATGCACGGCAGCCGGCATGTGAGGATCTGCCGGCGTTGCGATGCGCCGTTGGATAAATAG
- the rplR gene encoding 50S ribosomal protein L18 has product MIPDSSKDKTRRRIHQRLRNKLSGSTERPRLNVYRSLNHIYVQVIDDMSGTTLASASTVKGKKGGKKTGGNVASAKEIGKEIAQRAQEKGIKKVVFDRGGYLYHGRIKALADAAREAGLEF; this is encoded by the coding sequence ATGATTCCAGATAGTTCGAAAGACAAAACACGGCGGCGGATCCATCAGCGGCTGCGCAACAAGCTTTCCGGATCAACGGAACGTCCACGCTTGAACGTGTACCGTTCACTGAACCACATTTACGTGCAGGTGATTGATGACATGTCCGGCACCACGCTTGCTTCAGCCAGCACGGTGAAGGGCAAAAAGGGCGGCAAGAAGACGGGCGGCAATGTGGCCAGCGCCAAGGAAATCGGCAAAGAGATTGCGCAGCGGGCGCAGGAAAAAGGAATCAAGAAAGTAGTGTTTGACCGTGGCGGTTATCTCTACCACGGGCGCATCAAGGCGCTGGCGGACGCAGCGCGTGAAGCAGGTCTGGAGTTCTAA
- the rpsH gene encoding 30S ribosomal protein S8 encodes MSLTDPVADLLARIRNAIHARHQKLDVPASKLKLEIARILKEEGYIANFKPTEEEGRKVLRIYLKYGQDNNAAIANLQRISRPGCRVYVGRNDIPRVLGGLGINILTTPKGVMTGRQARKQGLGGEILCEVW; translated from the coding sequence ATGAGTTTGACCGATCCGGTCGCAGATTTGCTGGCACGCATTCGCAATGCGATCCATGCACGGCACCAGAAGCTTGATGTTCCGGCTTCCAAGCTGAAGCTGGAAATTGCGCGCATCCTGAAAGAAGAAGGCTATATCGCCAATTTCAAGCCAACAGAGGAAGAGGGCAGAAAAGTCCTGCGCATTTACCTGAAGTACGGGCAGGACAACAATGCCGCCATCGCGAACCTGCAGCGCATTTCGCGGCCTGGCTGCCGCGTGTATGTGGGACGCAACGATATTCCACGCGTGCTCGGCGGGCTGGGGATCAACATCCTCACCACTCCCAAGGGCGTGATGACGGGACGCCAGGCGCGCAAACAGGGCCTGGGCGGCGAGATACTGTGCGAGGTATGGTAA
- the rplO gene encoding 50S ribosomal protein L15, whose product MPTNLSNLRPPKGATSNKKRVGRGMGSGMGKTSTRGHKGQRSRSGSRMMRGFEGGQMPLHRRLPKRGFTNIFRVEYQVVNLDRLVELGEKNITPELLIKNGVVHKNDLIKVLGDGELKTALTVQAHKFSKSAEEKITKAGGKIEIIGGAAVAASAKDEPQSGKSKAPSKLKKKVT is encoded by the coding sequence GTGCCAACGAATTTATCGAACTTACGGCCTCCCAAGGGCGCCACGTCCAACAAGAAACGCGTGGGCCGGGGCATGGGCAGTGGAATGGGCAAGACTTCAACGCGCGGCCACAAGGGCCAGCGTTCCCGTTCAGGTTCGCGCATGATGCGCGGCTTTGAAGGCGGCCAGATGCCATTGCATCGCCGCTTGCCCAAGCGCGGCTTCACCAACATTTTCCGCGTGGAATACCAGGTTGTGAATTTGGATCGCCTTGTAGAACTGGGCGAAAAGAACATTACCCCGGAACTCCTGATCAAGAACGGCGTAGTACATAAGAACGATCTGATCAAGGTGCTGGGCGATGGCGAATTAAAAACGGCGCTGACTGTGCAGGCGCATAAGTTCTCCAAGTCGGCTGAAGAGAAAATCACCAAGGCCGGCGGCAAGATTGAGATTATTGGCGGCGCTGCCGTTGCGGCATCGGCCAAGGACGAACCCCAATCGGGCAAAAGCAAGGCACCTTCGAAACTAAAGAAAAAGGTGACCTAA
- the rpmC gene encoding 50S ribosomal protein L29: MDVEKLRNLTDAELLHQQQELNDQLFRLKFQLKMGQTESLTKIRGLRKDVARVHTVMREKELGIAAPSNGHKTEAAAGEAEPKPSSKQAAAGKSAKKKKTKAAAKGKTAKPAKKKTAAKARKK, encoded by the coding sequence ATGGATGTCGAAAAACTTAGAAATCTGACCGATGCCGAACTGCTGCACCAGCAGCAGGAGCTCAATGACCAGCTCTTCCGCCTCAAGTTCCAGTTGAAAATGGGACAGACGGAGAGCCTGACCAAGATCCGTGGCCTGCGCAAGGACGTAGCGCGCGTTCATACCGTGATGCGGGAGAAGGAACTGGGAATTGCAGCGCCCAGCAACGGCCACAAAACTGAAGCCGCCGCGGGTGAAGCCGAGCCAAAGCCAAGTTCGAAGCAGGCCGCTGCCGGCAAGAGCGCCAAGAAAAAGAAGACCAAGGCTGCCGCCAAGGGCAAAACAGCCAAGCCGGCAAAGAAGAAGACCGCAGCCAAGGCGAGGAAAAAGTAA